In Spodoptera frugiperda isolate SF20-4 chromosome 12, AGI-APGP_CSIRO_Sfru_2.0, whole genome shotgun sequence, a single window of DNA contains:
- the LOC118262546 gene encoding antichymotrypsin-2 isoform X6 has translation MWNLTTLILTFLLVLEASNTSDQNMDSKALSSAIAKFSAKFCVELEKGKSVVSSPLSAEFVLALLTLGTTEPAHSELLTALGIPNDDSIRSSFSEVSSKLKSLKGVTFNVANKVYLKEGPYDLSPSLKVDAEKVFNAGIEKIDFNNSAAAVQDINKWVESQTNEKIKDLLSSDSVDGDTRLVLINALYFKGTWKKQFDPQNTMNQPFHITASSSVEVPMMYREDDYLYGESSELQAQLLEMPYVGEEASMLIVLPNEIEGLDGVLSKLASGFDLMSEIGKMYRTKVQVTIPKFKIETEIDLTEVLPKLGIKSIFNRDNSGLTKLLNVAEPLFVSKAVQKAFIEVNEEGAEAAAATGMVVMLRCARPPSPRFRADRPFLYLLFGADRALLFIGAYRGRD, from the exons ATGTGGAATCTAACTACTTTAATAC TTACATTTCTTTTGGTGTTAGAAGCTAGTAATACCAGTGATCAAAACATGGATTCAAAGGCCCTTTCATCAGCTATTGCCAAATTTTCAGCCAAATTCTGTGTT GAATTGGAAAAGGGTAAGAGTGTTGTGTCATCACCACTATCTGCTGAGTTTGTGTTAGCTCTGTTGACTCTTGGTACCACAGAACCTGCACATAGTGAGCTTCTGACTGCCCTCGGAATCCCAAATGATGACTCC ATCCGTTCATCATTCTCTGAGGTGTCATCCAAGTTGAAGTCTTTGAAAGGAGTTACATTTAATGTAGCAAACAAAGTGTACCTCAAGGAAGGTCCTTATGACCTGTCACCTTCTCTGAAAGTGGACGCTGAGAAAGTCTTCAATGCAGGCATTGAAAAGATTGACTTCAATAATTCTGCAGCCGCTGTTCAGGATATTAACAAATGG GTTGAAAGTCAAACCAATGAAAAGATTAAAGATCTGCTCTCGTCAGACAGTGTAGATGGGGATACTCGCCTGGTACTTATCAATGCTCTCTATTTCAAA GGAACATGGAAAAAGCAGTTCGACCCGCAGAACACAATGAACCAACCCTTCCACATTACTGCTAGTTCTTCAGTGGAGGTCCCCATGATGTACAGAGAGGATGATTATTTGTATGGAGAGAGCAGCGAGCTTCAGGCTCAG CTATTAGAAATGCCGTACGTGGGAGAAGAAGCATCAATGCTGATTGTGCTTCCAAATGAGATCGAGGGTCTCGACGGCGTACTCTCCAAGCTGGCGTCTGGCTTCGACCTCATGTCGGAGATTGGCAAAATGTACAGAACTAAAGTACAAGTTACTATCCCCAAGTTTAAGATTGAGACCGAGATTGACTTAACCGAAGTGTTGCCCaag CTCGGAATAAAATCGATTTTCAACCGTGACAATTCGGGACTGACAAAGCTTCTAAATGTGGCCGAACCTCTGTTCGTGTCGAAGGCGGTGCAGAAAGCCTTCATTGAGGTGAACGAGGAGGGAGCTGAGGCCGCGGCGGCTACCG GCATGGTGGTAATGCTGCGCTGCGCTCGCCCGCCGTCGCCCCGCTTCCGCGCTGACCGGCCTTTCCTCTACCTGCTGTTTGGCGCTGACCGCGCCTTGCTCTTCATCGGGGCCTATCGCGGCAGAGACTAA
- the LOC118262546 gene encoding antichymotrypsin-2 isoform X1, whose translation MWNLTTLILTFLLVLEASNTSDQNMDSKALSSAIAKFSAKFCVELEKGKSVVSSPLSAEFVLALLTLGTTEPAHSELLTALGIPNDDSIRSSFSEVSSKLKSLKGVTFNVANKVYLKEGPYDLSPSLKVDAEKVFNAGIEKIDFNNSAAAVQDINKWVESQTNEKIKDLLSSDSVDGDTRLVLINALYFKGTWKKQFDPQNTMNQPFHITASSSVEVPMMYREDDYLYGESSELQAQLLEMPYVGEEASMLIVLPNEIEGLDGVLSKLASGFDLMSEIGKMYRTKVQVTIPKFKIETEIDLTEVLPKLGIKSIFNRDNSGLTKLLNVAEPLFVSKAVQKAFIEVNEEGAEAAAATAGGIVRLTAALDLEFIGNHPLLFVILRKKYPLFWILYKGDYEGNELL comes from the exons ATGTGGAATCTAACTACTTTAATAC TTACATTTCTTTTGGTGTTAGAAGCTAGTAATACCAGTGATCAAAACATGGATTCAAAGGCCCTTTCATCAGCTATTGCCAAATTTTCAGCCAAATTCTGTGTT GAATTGGAAAAGGGTAAGAGTGTTGTGTCATCACCACTATCTGCTGAGTTTGTGTTAGCTCTGTTGACTCTTGGTACCACAGAACCTGCACATAGTGAGCTTCTGACTGCCCTCGGAATCCCAAATGATGACTCC ATCCGTTCATCATTCTCTGAGGTGTCATCCAAGTTGAAGTCTTTGAAAGGAGTTACATTTAATGTAGCAAACAAAGTGTACCTCAAGGAAGGTCCTTATGACCTGTCACCTTCTCTGAAAGTGGACGCTGAGAAAGTCTTCAATGCAGGCATTGAAAAGATTGACTTCAATAATTCTGCAGCCGCTGTTCAGGATATTAACAAATGG GTTGAAAGTCAAACCAATGAAAAGATTAAAGATCTGCTCTCGTCAGACAGTGTAGATGGGGATACTCGCCTGGTACTTATCAATGCTCTCTATTTCAAA GGAACATGGAAAAAGCAGTTCGACCCGCAGAACACAATGAACCAACCCTTCCACATTACTGCTAGTTCTTCAGTGGAGGTCCCCATGATGTACAGAGAGGATGATTATTTGTATGGAGAGAGCAGCGAGCTTCAGGCTCAG CTATTAGAAATGCCGTACGTGGGAGAAGAAGCATCAATGCTGATTGTGCTTCCAAATGAGATCGAGGGTCTCGACGGCGTACTCTCCAAGCTGGCGTCTGGCTTCGACCTCATGTCGGAGATTGGCAAAATGTACAGAACTAAAGTACAAGTTACTATCCCCAAGTTTAAGATTGAGACCGAGATTGACTTAACCGAAGTGTTGCCCaag CTCGGAATAAAATCGATTTTCAACCGTGACAATTCGGGACTGACAAAGCTTCTAAATGTGGCCGAACCTCTGTTCGTGTCGAAGGCGGTGCAGAAAGCCTTCATTGAGGTGAACGAGGAGGGAGCTGAGGCCGCGGCGGCTACCG CCGGTGGCATAGTGAGACTAACTGCGGCTCTTGACTTGGAGTTCATCGGCAATCATCCACTATTATTTGTAATTCTTCGAAAAAAATATCCATTATTTTGGATACTTTATAAAGGAGACTATGAAGGAAATGAATTgttgtag
- the LOC118262546 gene encoding antichymotrypsin-2 isoform X2 → MWNLTTLILTFLLVLEASNTSDQNMDSKALSSAIAKFSAKFCVELEKGKSVVSSPLSAEFVLALLTLGTTEPAHSELLTALGIPNDDSIRSSFSEVSSKLKSLKGVTFNVANKVYLKEGPYDLSPSLKVDAEKVFNAGIEKIDFNNSAAAVQDINKWVESQTNEKIKDLLSSDSVDGDTRLVLINALYFKGTWKKQFDPQNTMNQPFHITASSSVEVPMMYREDDYLYGESSELQAQLLEMPYVGEEASMLIVLPNEIEGLDGVLSKLASGFDLMSEIGKMYRTKVQVTIPKFKIETEIDLTEVLPKLGIKSIFNRDNSGLTKLLNVAEPLFVSKAVQKAFIEVNEEGAEAAAATAMGIMMMSAMINAPPVPAFHADRPFVAAILIGRHIDFVAAYYANEE, encoded by the exons ATGTGGAATCTAACTACTTTAATAC TTACATTTCTTTTGGTGTTAGAAGCTAGTAATACCAGTGATCAAAACATGGATTCAAAGGCCCTTTCATCAGCTATTGCCAAATTTTCAGCCAAATTCTGTGTT GAATTGGAAAAGGGTAAGAGTGTTGTGTCATCACCACTATCTGCTGAGTTTGTGTTAGCTCTGTTGACTCTTGGTACCACAGAACCTGCACATAGTGAGCTTCTGACTGCCCTCGGAATCCCAAATGATGACTCC ATCCGTTCATCATTCTCTGAGGTGTCATCCAAGTTGAAGTCTTTGAAAGGAGTTACATTTAATGTAGCAAACAAAGTGTACCTCAAGGAAGGTCCTTATGACCTGTCACCTTCTCTGAAAGTGGACGCTGAGAAAGTCTTCAATGCAGGCATTGAAAAGATTGACTTCAATAATTCTGCAGCCGCTGTTCAGGATATTAACAAATGG GTTGAAAGTCAAACCAATGAAAAGATTAAAGATCTGCTCTCGTCAGACAGTGTAGATGGGGATACTCGCCTGGTACTTATCAATGCTCTCTATTTCAAA GGAACATGGAAAAAGCAGTTCGACCCGCAGAACACAATGAACCAACCCTTCCACATTACTGCTAGTTCTTCAGTGGAGGTCCCCATGATGTACAGAGAGGATGATTATTTGTATGGAGAGAGCAGCGAGCTTCAGGCTCAG CTATTAGAAATGCCGTACGTGGGAGAAGAAGCATCAATGCTGATTGTGCTTCCAAATGAGATCGAGGGTCTCGACGGCGTACTCTCCAAGCTGGCGTCTGGCTTCGACCTCATGTCGGAGATTGGCAAAATGTACAGAACTAAAGTACAAGTTACTATCCCCAAGTTTAAGATTGAGACCGAGATTGACTTAACCGAAGTGTTGCCCaag CTCGGAATAAAATCGATTTTCAACCGTGACAATTCGGGACTGACAAAGCTTCTAAATGTGGCCGAACCTCTGTTCGTGTCGAAGGCGGTGCAGAAAGCCTTCATTGAGGTGAACGAGGAGGGAGCTGAGGCCGCGGCGGCTACCG CAATGGGCATCATGATGATGTCGGCTATGATCAACGCGCCGCCCGTGCCTGCCTTCCACGCTGACCGACCCTTCGTAGCTGCAATCCTCATCGGCAGACACATTGACTTTGTCGCAGCTTACTATGCGAACGAAGAATAG
- the LOC118262546 gene encoding antichymotrypsin-2 isoform X5, whose amino-acid sequence MWNLTTLILTFLLVLEASNTSDQNMDSKALSSAIAKFSAKFCVELEKGKSVVSSPLSAEFVLALLTLGTTEPAHSELLTALGIPNDDSIRSSFSEVSSKLKSLKGVTFNVANKVYLKEGPYDLSPSLKVDAEKVFNAGIEKIDFNNSAAAVQDINKWVESQTNEKIKDLLSSDSVDGDTRLVLINALYFKGTWKKQFDPQNTMNQPFHITASSSVEVPMMYREDDYLYGESSELQAQLLEMPYVGEEASMLIVLPNEIEGLDGVLSKLASGFDLMSEIGKMYRTKVQVTIPKFKIETEIDLTEVLPKLGIKSIFNRDNSGLTKLLNVAEPLFVSKAVQKAFIEVNEEGAEAAAATAFVAVACSLMLNPPPIPQFIANRPFLASIVIGNTPHFLASYYGSE is encoded by the exons ATGTGGAATCTAACTACTTTAATAC TTACATTTCTTTTGGTGTTAGAAGCTAGTAATACCAGTGATCAAAACATGGATTCAAAGGCCCTTTCATCAGCTATTGCCAAATTTTCAGCCAAATTCTGTGTT GAATTGGAAAAGGGTAAGAGTGTTGTGTCATCACCACTATCTGCTGAGTTTGTGTTAGCTCTGTTGACTCTTGGTACCACAGAACCTGCACATAGTGAGCTTCTGACTGCCCTCGGAATCCCAAATGATGACTCC ATCCGTTCATCATTCTCTGAGGTGTCATCCAAGTTGAAGTCTTTGAAAGGAGTTACATTTAATGTAGCAAACAAAGTGTACCTCAAGGAAGGTCCTTATGACCTGTCACCTTCTCTGAAAGTGGACGCTGAGAAAGTCTTCAATGCAGGCATTGAAAAGATTGACTTCAATAATTCTGCAGCCGCTGTTCAGGATATTAACAAATGG GTTGAAAGTCAAACCAATGAAAAGATTAAAGATCTGCTCTCGTCAGACAGTGTAGATGGGGATACTCGCCTGGTACTTATCAATGCTCTCTATTTCAAA GGAACATGGAAAAAGCAGTTCGACCCGCAGAACACAATGAACCAACCCTTCCACATTACTGCTAGTTCTTCAGTGGAGGTCCCCATGATGTACAGAGAGGATGATTATTTGTATGGAGAGAGCAGCGAGCTTCAGGCTCAG CTATTAGAAATGCCGTACGTGGGAGAAGAAGCATCAATGCTGATTGTGCTTCCAAATGAGATCGAGGGTCTCGACGGCGTACTCTCCAAGCTGGCGTCTGGCTTCGACCTCATGTCGGAGATTGGCAAAATGTACAGAACTAAAGTACAAGTTACTATCCCCAAGTTTAAGATTGAGACCGAGATTGACTTAACCGAAGTGTTGCCCaag CTCGGAATAAAATCGATTTTCAACCGTGACAATTCGGGACTGACAAAGCTTCTAAATGTGGCCGAACCTCTGTTCGTGTCGAAGGCGGTGCAGAAAGCCTTCATTGAGGTGAACGAGGAGGGAGCTGAGGCCGCGGCGGCTACCG CATTCGTTGCCGTGGCATGTTCACTCATGTTGAACCCGCCACCCATCCCTCAATTCATCGCGAACCGGCCTTTCCTGGCGTCTATCGTAATTGGAAACACTCCTCACTTCCTGGCATCATACTACGGCAGCGAATAG
- the LOC118262546 gene encoding antichymotrypsin-2 isoform X3 yields MWNLTTLILTFLLVLEASNTSDQNMDSKALSSAIAKFSAKFCVELEKGKSVVSSPLSAEFVLALLTLGTTEPAHSELLTALGIPNDDSIRSSFSEVSSKLKSLKGVTFNVANKVYLKEGPYDLSPSLKVDAEKVFNAGIEKIDFNNSAAAVQDINKWVESQTNEKIKDLLSSDSVDGDTRLVLINALYFKGTWKKQFDPQNTMNQPFHITASSSVEVPMMYREDDYLYGESSELQAQLLEMPYVGEEASMLIVLPNEIEGLDGVLSKLASGFDLMSEIGKMYRTKVQVTIPKFKIETEIDLTEVLPKLGIKSIFNRDNSGLTKLLNVAEPLFVSKAVQKAFIEVNEEGAEAAAATAFVAVACSLMLNPPPTPQFIANRPFLATIIIGNTSHFLASYYGSE; encoded by the exons ATGTGGAATCTAACTACTTTAATAC TTACATTTCTTTTGGTGTTAGAAGCTAGTAATACCAGTGATCAAAACATGGATTCAAAGGCCCTTTCATCAGCTATTGCCAAATTTTCAGCCAAATTCTGTGTT GAATTGGAAAAGGGTAAGAGTGTTGTGTCATCACCACTATCTGCTGAGTTTGTGTTAGCTCTGTTGACTCTTGGTACCACAGAACCTGCACATAGTGAGCTTCTGACTGCCCTCGGAATCCCAAATGATGACTCC ATCCGTTCATCATTCTCTGAGGTGTCATCCAAGTTGAAGTCTTTGAAAGGAGTTACATTTAATGTAGCAAACAAAGTGTACCTCAAGGAAGGTCCTTATGACCTGTCACCTTCTCTGAAAGTGGACGCTGAGAAAGTCTTCAATGCAGGCATTGAAAAGATTGACTTCAATAATTCTGCAGCCGCTGTTCAGGATATTAACAAATGG GTTGAAAGTCAAACCAATGAAAAGATTAAAGATCTGCTCTCGTCAGACAGTGTAGATGGGGATACTCGCCTGGTACTTATCAATGCTCTCTATTTCAAA GGAACATGGAAAAAGCAGTTCGACCCGCAGAACACAATGAACCAACCCTTCCACATTACTGCTAGTTCTTCAGTGGAGGTCCCCATGATGTACAGAGAGGATGATTATTTGTATGGAGAGAGCAGCGAGCTTCAGGCTCAG CTATTAGAAATGCCGTACGTGGGAGAAGAAGCATCAATGCTGATTGTGCTTCCAAATGAGATCGAGGGTCTCGACGGCGTACTCTCCAAGCTGGCGTCTGGCTTCGACCTCATGTCGGAGATTGGCAAAATGTACAGAACTAAAGTACAAGTTACTATCCCCAAGTTTAAGATTGAGACCGAGATTGACTTAACCGAAGTGTTGCCCaag CTCGGAATAAAATCGATTTTCAACCGTGACAATTCGGGACTGACAAAGCTTCTAAATGTGGCCGAACCTCTGTTCGTGTCGAAGGCGGTGCAGAAAGCCTTCATTGAGGTGAACGAGGAGGGAGCTGAGGCCGCGGCGGCTACCG CATTCGTTGCCGTGGCATGTTCACTCATGTTGAACCCGCCACCCACCCCTCAGTTCATCGCGAACCGGCCTTTCCTGGCGACTATCATAATTGGAAACACATCTCACTTCTTGGCATCATACTACGGCAGCGAATAG
- the LOC118262546 gene encoding serine protease inhibitor 3/4 isoform X4, whose protein sequence is MWNLTTLILTFLLVLEASNTSDQNMDSKALSSAIAKFSAKFCVELEKGKSVVSSPLSAEFVLALLTLGTTEPAHSELLTALGIPNDDSIRSSFSEVSSKLKSLKGVTFNVANKVYLKEGPYDLSPSLKVDAEKVFNAGIEKIDFNNSAAAVQDINKWVESQTNEKIKDLLSSDSVDGDTRLVLINALYFKGTWKKQFDPQNTMNQPFHITASSSVEVPMMYREDDYLYGESSELQAQLLEMPYVGEEASMLIVLPNEIEGLDGVLSKLASGFDLMSEIGKMYRTKVQVTIPKFKIETEIDLTEVLPKLGIKSIFNRDNSGLTKLLNVAEPLFVSKAVQKAFIEVNEEGAEAAAATAMVTRRARSLAPVFAADRAALWLVRAAGHAAVLARYRPVAPRDEL, encoded by the exons ATGTGGAATCTAACTACTTTAATAC TTACATTTCTTTTGGTGTTAGAAGCTAGTAATACCAGTGATCAAAACATGGATTCAAAGGCCCTTTCATCAGCTATTGCCAAATTTTCAGCCAAATTCTGTGTT GAATTGGAAAAGGGTAAGAGTGTTGTGTCATCACCACTATCTGCTGAGTTTGTGTTAGCTCTGTTGACTCTTGGTACCACAGAACCTGCACATAGTGAGCTTCTGACTGCCCTCGGAATCCCAAATGATGACTCC ATCCGTTCATCATTCTCTGAGGTGTCATCCAAGTTGAAGTCTTTGAAAGGAGTTACATTTAATGTAGCAAACAAAGTGTACCTCAAGGAAGGTCCTTATGACCTGTCACCTTCTCTGAAAGTGGACGCTGAGAAAGTCTTCAATGCAGGCATTGAAAAGATTGACTTCAATAATTCTGCAGCCGCTGTTCAGGATATTAACAAATGG GTTGAAAGTCAAACCAATGAAAAGATTAAAGATCTGCTCTCGTCAGACAGTGTAGATGGGGATACTCGCCTGGTACTTATCAATGCTCTCTATTTCAAA GGAACATGGAAAAAGCAGTTCGACCCGCAGAACACAATGAACCAACCCTTCCACATTACTGCTAGTTCTTCAGTGGAGGTCCCCATGATGTACAGAGAGGATGATTATTTGTATGGAGAGAGCAGCGAGCTTCAGGCTCAG CTATTAGAAATGCCGTACGTGGGAGAAGAAGCATCAATGCTGATTGTGCTTCCAAATGAGATCGAGGGTCTCGACGGCGTACTCTCCAAGCTGGCGTCTGGCTTCGACCTCATGTCGGAGATTGGCAAAATGTACAGAACTAAAGTACAAGTTACTATCCCCAAGTTTAAGATTGAGACCGAGATTGACTTAACCGAAGTGTTGCCCaag CTCGGAATAAAATCGATTTTCAACCGTGACAATTCGGGACTGACAAAGCTTCTAAATGTGGCCGAACCTCTGTTCGTGTCGAAGGCGGTGCAGAAAGCCTTCATTGAGGTGAACGAGGAGGGAGCTGAGGCCGCGGCGGCTACCG CGATGGTGACGCGGCGCGCGCGGTCGCTGGCGCCGGTGTTCGCGGCGGACCGCGCGGCGCTGTGGCTGGTGCGCGCGGCGGGCCACGCGGCCGTGCTGGCCCGCTACCGGCCCGTGGCTCCGCGCGATGAACTATAG
- the LOC118263132 gene encoding neuronal acetylcholine receptor subunit alpha-5-like: MSSAKCWNQHLSQGAVHSIGLPSKMYWVLLTRAFTTAVSMAPRGTFHALCALLALAAPLVTCDCPPEREKANHDEAKLHKDLLCAYNYDFRPVKDHKQALTVKVRFAIKYLSFDSLEETFTLHSWVAMKWKDEFLSWRPEDYGGIQETQLESHEIWTPRMALFNADASMYQSDQIYTTCMVSSDGIVTCVPHVAHSGICRTSLRSWPYDVQNCTLYFGSWMNTGEQVNFTFYYKQPVVKDDYQDGPGWKLLDVVNERLPGKYSCCPNSTYPMLKYTFILKRIAAGPAAIVVVPSIVIVLLTLVALAMDPKDNTRLMLICFSLYGHFMFLTEIGYDIPKHSADTPIILLFLRDSMIVTLVGIIETIFLMYLRRRKVPAPGFIVSVNRLVANGPGKYVIFTEFDPSEMDTKELAGDSSDMPSDKPPVTFDWVQFAIILNRINFMVVVLVYIILVGTYIPHDE, translated from the coding sequence ATGTCATCTGCAAAATGTTGGAATCAACATTTATCGCAGGGGGCGGTTCACAGTATTGGGTTACCATCGAAAATGTATTGGGTTCTATTGACGAGGGCATTCACAACTGCTGTGAGCATGGCGCCGCGCGGTACGTTCCACGCACTGTGTGCGCTATTGGCACTAGCTGCACCCCTTGTAACGTGTGACTGCCCACCGGAACGAGAAAAAGCTAACCACGATGAAGCCAAACTCCACAAGGATTTGCTTTGTGCGTATAATTACGACTTCCGACCAGTGAAGGACCACAAACAAGCCCTTACAGTGAAAGTAAGATTCGCCATAAAATACCTTAGTTTCGATTCTTTAGAAGAAACGTTTACTTTGCATAGCTGGGTAGCGATGAAGTGGAAAGATGAATTTTTGTCTTGGAGACCTGAAGATTATGGCGGTATACAAGAAACACAATTGGAAAGTCATGAAATCTGGACACCGAGGATGGCGCTGTTCAACGCTGACGCCTCTATGTACCAGTCCGACCAGATCTACACGACGTGTATGGTGTCCAGCGATGGCATAGTGACGTGCGTGCCTCACGTCGCTCACTCCGGGATCTGTCGCACGTCACTGCGTAGCTGGCCCTACGACGTACAAAACTGCACGCTGTACTTTGGATCGTGGATGAACACTGGGGAACAAGTCAACTTCACCTTTTACTACAAACAACCCGTTGTAAAGGACGACTATCAGGATGGTCCAGGCTGGAAATTGCTAGACGTGGTAAATGAACGTTTACCAGGAAAATATAGCTGTTGTCCGAACAGCACGTATCCaatgttaaaatatacattCATACTGAAGAGGATAGCAGCAGGACCGGCCGCTATCGTCGTGGTACCTTCCATTGTGATAGTACTGCTGACTCTGGTGGCGCTTGCAATGGACCCGAAAGACAACACTCGACTCATGTTGATTTGTTTCAGTCTGTACGGACATTTTATGTTTCTTACAGAAATTGGTTATGATATTCCGAAACACAGTGCGGACACACCGATTATATTACTGTTCCTTCGCGATTCGATGATAGTGACATTGGTTGGGATcatagaaacaatatttttaatgtatttgagACGACGAAAGGTACCAGCGCCAGGTTTTATTGTGTCAGTGAACCGGTTGGTAGCCAACGGTCCAGGTAAGTATGTTATTTTCACCGAGTTTGACCCAAGTGAGATGGATACAAAAGAACTGGCCGGTGATAGCTCGGATATGCCTTCCGACAAGCCGCCTGTGACATTCGACTGGGTGCAATTTGCCATTATATTGAACAGAATTAATTTCATGGTAGTCGTCCTTGTGTATATTATACTAGTTGGCACCTACATTCCACACgacgaataa